One region of Corynebacterium capitovis DSM 44611 genomic DNA includes:
- the hemW gene encoding radical SAM family heme chaperone HemW translates to MFGLYIHVPFCASRCGYCDFNTYTPSETASTFDAYLTALDTELRLADTEPADTVFIGGGTPSLLGAGGLARIMDMVRDHVGVRPGAEVTTESNPESTDPRFFAELLQAGFTRVSLGMQSASAPVLRVLDRRHTPGRAVAAAREARAAGFEHVNLDMMYGTPTETDDDVRSTLDAILSADVDHVSAYSLIVEDGTALARRIRRGELPPPREDVYAERYEMIAAALEGAGFGWYEVSNWAKPGGECRHNLIYWRGGHWWGAGPGAHSYIGRRRFFNVKRPERYTQLLAAGELPVGGGEQISDEEHHFEQVMLGLRLREGIPTGWVGEGAQGVVEKHARAGLLTVGERIAVTGAGRLLADGIVTDILAAE, encoded by the coding sequence ATGTTCGGCCTCTACATCCACGTGCCCTTTTGCGCGTCCCGCTGCGGGTACTGTGACTTCAACACGTATACGCCGAGCGAGACGGCATCGACGTTCGACGCGTACCTCACCGCCCTGGACACCGAGCTGCGGCTCGCGGACACCGAACCGGCCGACACGGTCTTTATCGGCGGGGGCACGCCTTCCTTGCTGGGCGCCGGCGGCCTGGCTCGGATCATGGACATGGTGCGGGATCACGTGGGGGTGCGGCCGGGCGCGGAGGTGACGACCGAGTCCAACCCGGAGAGCACGGACCCCCGCTTTTTTGCGGAGCTCCTGCAGGCCGGTTTTACCCGCGTGTCGCTGGGCATGCAGTCGGCGTCCGCACCCGTGCTGCGGGTGCTGGACCGTCGCCATACCCCGGGCCGGGCCGTCGCCGCCGCCCGCGAGGCCCGCGCCGCCGGGTTCGAGCACGTCAACCTCGACATGATGTACGGCACCCCGACGGAGACGGACGACGATGTGCGCTCCACCCTCGACGCGATACTCTCCGCCGACGTCGACCACGTGTCTGCCTATTCCCTCATCGTGGAGGACGGCACGGCGCTCGCGCGCCGCATCCGGCGCGGGGAGCTTCCCCCGCCGCGCGAGGACGTCTACGCGGAGCGCTACGAGATGATCGCCGCGGCTCTAGAGGGCGCCGGGTTCGGCTGGTACGAGGTGTCCAACTGGGCGAAGCCGGGCGGGGAGTGCCGCCACAATCTGATCTACTGGCGCGGGGGCCACTGGTGGGGGGCGGGGCCCGGTGCGCACAGCTACATCGGGCGTCGGCGGTTCTTCAACGTCAAGCGCCCCGAGCGCTACACGCAGCTGCTCGCGGCGGGCGAGCTGCCGGTGGGCGGCGGGGAGCAGATTTCGGACGAGGAGCACCACTTCGAGCAGGTGATGCTGGGGCTGAGGCTGCGAGAGGGGATCCCTACTGGGTGGGTTGGGGAGGGGGCGCAGGGAGTCGTCGAAAAGCATGCGCGCGCGGGGCTGCTCACGGTGGGCGAGCGGATCGCGGTCACGGGCGCGGGCCGGCTGCTGGCGGACGGGATTGTTACGGATATCCTCGCGGCGGAGTAG
- the hrcA gene encoding heat-inducible transcriptional repressor HrcA: MSGAGDRRQAVLRAIVADYIASQEPVGSKALVERHGLAVSSATIRNDMSHLEREGFIEQTHSSSGRIPTEKGYRAFVDALHEVKPLSAPERRAILNFLESGVDLEDVLRRSAQLLAGLTSQAAVVQLPALDVTRVKHCEVVSLSPTRLLLVLITDTGRVDQRNVELGAPLSDDAVRLLRDSLNEVLVGTTVTDASSSLVRLAERAPAEIADAVARSTVVLVETLAQEPANRILIAGAANLTQGAVDLRGVINALEEQVVVLKLLAAAQNIDEVSVSIGRENGEADFSHAAVVSTAYGVGGAALGGVGVVGPTYMDYPSTIQKVATVARYISRVLRG, encoded by the coding sequence ATGAGCGGGGCGGGCGACCGGCGGCAGGCGGTGCTGCGCGCGATCGTGGCCGACTACATCGCGTCGCAGGAGCCTGTGGGCTCGAAGGCCCTCGTGGAGCGCCACGGGCTCGCGGTGAGCTCGGCGACGATCCGCAACGACATGTCTCACCTTGAGCGTGAGGGCTTCATCGAGCAAACCCACTCCAGCTCGGGGCGTATCCCCACGGAGAAGGGGTACCGCGCCTTCGTCGACGCGTTGCACGAGGTCAAGCCGCTCTCGGCCCCCGAGCGGCGCGCGATCTTGAACTTCCTCGAGTCCGGCGTCGACCTGGAAGATGTCCTGCGCCGCTCGGCCCAGCTGCTCGCGGGGTTGACCAGTCAGGCCGCCGTGGTCCAGCTCCCGGCGCTCGACGTGACGCGCGTGAAGCACTGCGAGGTCGTCTCCCTCTCTCCCACGCGCCTGCTGCTCGTGTTGATCACGGACACCGGCCGCGTTGACCAGCGCAACGTCGAGCTCGGGGCCCCGCTTAGCGACGACGCCGTGCGGCTCCTTCGCGACAGCCTCAACGAGGTGCTCGTGGGCACCACCGTGACCGACGCCTCCTCCTCCCTCGTGCGGCTTGCGGAGCGCGCCCCGGCTGAGATCGCCGACGCTGTGGCCCGCTCTACGGTGGTGTTGGTGGAGACGCTTGCGCAGGAACCCGCCAACCGCATCCTCATCGCGGGCGCGGCAAACCTCACCCAGGGCGCGGTGGATTTGCGCGGGGTGATCAACGCGCTGGAGGAGCAGGTAGTGGTGCTGAAGCTGCTCGCGGCGGCCCAGAACATCGACGAGGTCTCCGTGAGCATCGGCCGGGAAAACGGTGAGGCGGACTTCTCCCATGCTGCGGTCGTCTCGACCGCATACGGGGTCGGGGGCGCGGCGCTGGGCGGCGTGGGAGTGGTCGGTCCGACGTATATGGACTATCCCAGTACGATTCAAAAGGTTGCCACCGTGGCGCGCTACATCAGCCGCGTGTTGCGGGGCTAA
- the dnaJ gene encoding molecular chaperone DnaJ, protein MARDYYGILGVDREATEQEIKRAYRKLARKYHPDVNPSEEAAEKFREISLAQEVLLDPSKRRIVDRGGDPMEQGGAGGAGAGGFGGFGDIFEAFFGGAGSQGREPRSRVQPGADALLRTTISLEEAFAGVKKDVTVDTAVLCDRCHGTGSQSESAPVSCDHCHGTGSVQDVQQSFLGNVMTTRTCPKCGGYGEIIPDPCRQCAGDGRVRATRDLTVTIPAGIADGMRIRMAGQGEVGHGGGPAGDLYVEVHTLAHPVFLREGDDLHLRVTVPMYDAALGASLSVGDLGGGETTIDIPAGTQPNEQIVLEGAGMPRLRAQGSGDMVAHVHVAVPTELSDQEREALEGLRDGHAGVPEVATEGRGRDDNFFSRVRDRFRR, encoded by the coding sequence GTGGCTCGTGACTACTACGGGATTCTCGGGGTCGACCGGGAAGCAACCGAGCAGGAGATCAAGAGGGCGTACCGCAAGCTTGCCCGCAAGTACCACCCGGACGTGAATCCCTCCGAGGAGGCCGCGGAGAAGTTTCGCGAGATCTCGCTGGCGCAGGAGGTGCTTCTCGACCCGTCGAAGCGGCGCATCGTTGACCGCGGCGGCGACCCGATGGAGCAGGGCGGGGCAGGCGGCGCGGGGGCCGGCGGTTTCGGGGGTTTCGGCGACATCTTCGAGGCCTTCTTCGGCGGGGCGGGATCTCAGGGACGCGAGCCGCGTTCCCGCGTCCAACCGGGCGCCGACGCGCTGCTGCGCACCACGATCAGCCTCGAGGAGGCGTTCGCGGGCGTGAAGAAGGACGTCACGGTGGACACCGCGGTTCTGTGCGACCGCTGCCACGGCACCGGGTCCCAGTCCGAGTCCGCGCCCGTGTCCTGCGATCACTGCCACGGCACCGGCTCGGTCCAGGATGTGCAGCAGTCCTTCCTGGGCAACGTGATGACCACGCGGACGTGCCCCAAGTGCGGCGGCTACGGAGAGATCATCCCGGACCCCTGCCGACAGTGCGCCGGCGACGGGCGGGTGCGCGCCACCCGGGACCTCACGGTGACCATCCCCGCGGGCATCGCCGATGGCATGCGGATCCGCATGGCGGGCCAGGGCGAGGTAGGCCACGGTGGCGGACCAGCCGGTGACCTTTACGTCGAGGTGCACACTCTGGCCCACCCGGTGTTCCTGCGGGAGGGCGATGACCTGCACCTGCGCGTCACCGTGCCGATGTACGACGCCGCCCTCGGTGCCAGCCTGAGCGTCGGTGACCTCGGGGGAGGGGAGACCACCATCGACATCCCGGCGGGCACCCAGCCGAACGAGCAGATCGTGCTCGAGGGTGCTGGCATGCCGCGCCTGCGTGCACAGGGCTCCGGTGACATGGTCGCCCACGTCCACGTCGCGGTGCCAACGGAGCTGAGCGACCAAGAGCGGGAGGCGCTGGAAGGGTTGCGCGACGGGCACGCCGGCGTCCCCGAGGTCGCCACCGAGGGCCGCGGACGCGATGACAACTTCTTCTCCCGCGTCCGCGACCGCTTCCGCCGATGA
- a CDS encoding 16S rRNA (uracil(1498)-N(3))-methyltransferase → MSLPYFLSPDPASGRLDGPEGRHAVSVKRIKPGEHIVLSDGHGTATEVRVTSTQGKDTLVGEVLTTRFVDPPVPHVTVVQAIPKGERAELAVDLAVQGGADRIVPWVSQRTVARWPVEKRAKQVEKWRAVAAAAAKQARRAWVPEVTEPVTTRQLRGMLEGRQALVLHEDAQVPLRDIDFAPEVFLLVGPEGGIGAEELAELGGQAVRLGPEVVRTAAAAFAALNAIGALTARW, encoded by the coding sequence ATGAGCCTGCCCTACTTCCTCTCGCCCGACCCGGCGTCGGGCCGGCTCGATGGGCCCGAGGGCCGGCACGCCGTGAGTGTCAAGCGCATCAAGCCGGGGGAGCACATCGTGCTTAGCGACGGCCACGGGACCGCCACCGAGGTCCGCGTGACATCGACCCAGGGCAAGGACACCTTGGTCGGAGAGGTGCTAACCACCCGCTTCGTCGACCCCCCGGTGCCTCACGTGACGGTAGTGCAGGCGATCCCAAAGGGCGAGCGCGCCGAGCTGGCGGTGGACCTGGCGGTCCAGGGTGGGGCCGACCGGATCGTGCCCTGGGTGTCGCAGCGCACGGTGGCGCGGTGGCCCGTCGAGAAGCGGGCCAAGCAGGTGGAGAAGTGGCGGGCCGTGGCCGCGGCGGCGGCGAAGCAGGCGCGGCGCGCGTGGGTGCCCGAGGTGACCGAGCCCGTGACCACGCGTCAGCTGCGCGGAATGCTTGAGGGGCGGCAGGCGCTCGTGCTCCACGAGGACGCCCAGGTGCCGCTGCGGGACATCGACTTCGCCCCAGAGGTGTTCCTTCTCGTGGGCCCCGAGGGCGGGATCGGCGCCGAGGAGCTCGCCGAGCTTGGCGGGCAGGCGGTGCGGCTCGGGCCCGAGGTTGTGCGCACCGCGGCGGCGGCATTCGCGGCGCTGAACGCGATCGGCGCGCTGACCGCGCGCTGGTAG
- a CDS encoding PhoH family protein produces MDELVTRRVVLDSAYAQTVIGVNDGNLRALNQQLGADIHARGAAVTLRGSAREVNHAAHVLEELESMARRGVPIGPDTVGHACRIMESEAPESVADILGAEIVARRGKVIRAKTAGQRRYVDAIDDNTITFGIGPAGSGKTYLAVAKAVQALEAKGVKRIILTRPAVEAGEKLGFLPGTLNDKIDPYLRPLYDALRDMLDPEVIPKLMDAGIIEVAPLAYMRGRTLSDAFVILDEAQNTTGSQMKMFLTRLGFGSKMVVTGDISQVDLPSGTVSGLRVARRILGAIPDIHFAELGADDVVRHHLISKIVAAYDRHDAQNAARYEKKQRQREEGEGE; encoded by the coding sequence ATGGATGAACTGGTGACGCGCCGGGTGGTGCTCGATTCCGCCTACGCGCAGACCGTGATCGGGGTTAACGACGGTAATCTGCGCGCGCTGAACCAGCAGCTCGGGGCCGACATCCACGCTCGGGGTGCGGCGGTGACCCTGCGGGGCTCCGCCCGCGAAGTGAATCACGCGGCCCATGTGCTCGAGGAGCTCGAATCGATGGCGCGCCGAGGTGTCCCGATCGGCCCAGACACCGTTGGCCACGCCTGTCGCATCATGGAGTCCGAGGCGCCGGAGTCGGTCGCCGACATCTTGGGCGCCGAGATTGTGGCGCGGCGAGGCAAGGTGATCCGCGCGAAGACGGCGGGCCAGCGCCGCTACGTCGACGCTATTGACGACAACACCATCACCTTCGGGATCGGCCCCGCGGGCTCGGGCAAGACCTACCTAGCGGTGGCGAAGGCGGTGCAGGCGCTGGAGGCCAAGGGTGTCAAGAGGATCATCCTGACGCGCCCAGCCGTCGAGGCGGGGGAGAAGCTCGGATTCCTGCCGGGCACCCTGAACGACAAGATCGACCCCTACCTGCGCCCGCTGTACGACGCGCTGCGGGACATGCTCGACCCCGAGGTGATTCCAAAGCTCATGGACGCCGGCATCATCGAGGTCGCACCCCTAGCCTACATGCGCGGCCGGACGTTGAGCGACGCCTTTGTCATCCTCGACGAGGCCCAGAATACCACTGGTTCGCAGATGAAGATGTTCCTCACCCGCCTTGGCTTCGGCTCGAAGATGGTGGTCACGGGCGACATCTCCCAGGTGGACCTGCCCAGCGGCACGGTCTCGGGCCTGCGGGTGGCGCGGCGCATTCTTGGGGCGATCCCGGACATCCACTTTGCGGAGCTGGGTGCCGACGACGTGGTGCGCCACCACCTCATCTCCAAGATCGTTGCCGCTTACGACCGGCACGATGCGCAGAACGCGGCGCGGTACGAAAAGAAGCAGAGGCAACGGGAAGAGGGGGAAGGCGAGTGA
- the ybeY gene encoding rRNA maturation RNase YbeY, with the protein MSAEVLNESGEVDINEEMLVDVCGFALAAMDVHPDTEVTITLVDEAAMADLHVRWMDLEGPTDVMSFPMDELTPGSGRPDAAPFGLAMLGDIILCPAFDRKQAEMAGHGLGHELALLTVHGVLHLLGYDHVAPADEREMFALQNEILAEWYDDLAARGVEYQPKPAGAHAFPSAADREELDRKMKELG; encoded by the coding sequence GTGAGCGCCGAGGTACTCAACGAGTCGGGCGAGGTCGACATCAACGAGGAGATGCTCGTCGATGTCTGCGGGTTCGCCCTGGCTGCAATGGATGTGCATCCGGATACAGAGGTCACGATCACGCTTGTCGACGAGGCCGCGATGGCCGACCTTCACGTCAGATGGATGGACTTGGAGGGCCCCACGGACGTGATGAGCTTTCCCATGGACGAGCTGACCCCGGGCAGCGGCCGCCCCGATGCCGCTCCTTTCGGCCTCGCGATGCTGGGCGACATCATCCTGTGCCCGGCGTTCGACCGCAAGCAGGCGGAGATGGCGGGCCACGGCCTCGGCCACGAGCTGGCTTTGCTCACGGTTCACGGCGTTCTCCACTTGCTCGGTTACGATCACGTGGCGCCCGCCGACGAGCGCGAGATGTTCGCCCTGCAGAATGAGATCCTCGCCGAGTGGTACGACGACCTTGCGGCCCGCGGTGTCGAGTACCAGCCGAAACCGGCCGGGGCGCACGCTTTCCCCTCGGCGGCAGACCGCGAGGAGCTGGACCGAAAAATGAAGGAATTGGGTTAG
- a CDS encoding hemolysin family protein has product MFSTVASALVALAALLLSGLLGSVESALTPISRARVESMVKDGVPGAPGLMRVVGHRASHVNMLVMLVTVLDVTAAVFASRFAMELVESPRWAIVAAICAVTLAQFSIVGVFARTAGRRNPYAISLRAARWLIAFNYILGPVARVLIWVGNLFHPGRDFRNGPYSTEVELREMVDIAQERGVVESTEHRMIQNILDLAETYAKQVMVPRPEMIWIEGEKTVAQAVRLMVRSGHSRMPVIGESVDEIVGVAYLKDMFAADGQPVSGSAPVCSVMREPLFVPESKPLDVLLQEMQRINTHIAIVIDEYGNVAGLLTMEDLLEEIVGEITDEYDEGEAAPIEAVGEGRYRAQARLPLDDLVDDLYDDCGYEIEFDEEVTDSVDTVAGLLSYELGRVPLPGSSVEVSGLHFTAEGGRDRRGRIKVRTVLIDVPRDLDTYQADS; this is encoded by the coding sequence TTGTTCTCCACCGTCGCCTCCGCGCTGGTCGCGCTGGCCGCGCTGCTTCTTTCCGGGTTGTTGGGTTCGGTGGAGTCGGCGTTGACGCCGATCTCGCGGGCCCGTGTCGAATCCATGGTCAAGGACGGGGTCCCGGGCGCCCCGGGTTTGATGCGCGTGGTCGGCCACCGGGCGAGCCACGTCAACATGTTGGTCATGCTGGTTACGGTGCTCGACGTGACCGCCGCGGTCTTCGCCTCGAGGTTCGCGATGGAGCTCGTGGAATCCCCCCGCTGGGCTATCGTGGCCGCGATTTGCGCCGTGACCCTCGCGCAGTTCAGCATCGTCGGTGTTTTCGCCCGCACGGCAGGCAGGCGCAATCCCTACGCCATTTCGCTGCGCGCCGCGCGCTGGCTCATTGCCTTCAATTACATCCTCGGCCCGGTGGCCCGGGTGCTGATCTGGGTGGGCAACCTGTTCCACCCGGGGCGGGATTTCCGGAACGGGCCCTATTCCACGGAGGTGGAGTTGCGCGAGATGGTCGACATCGCGCAGGAGCGCGGGGTGGTGGAGTCGACGGAGCACCGCATGATCCAGAACATCCTCGATCTGGCCGAGACGTACGCGAAGCAGGTCATGGTGCCCCGACCGGAGATGATCTGGATCGAGGGTGAGAAGACGGTGGCCCAGGCGGTGCGCCTGATGGTGCGCTCGGGACACTCCCGCATGCCCGTCATCGGCGAAAGCGTTGACGAGATCGTCGGCGTGGCATACCTAAAGGACATGTTCGCTGCCGACGGCCAGCCGGTCAGCGGGTCGGCCCCGGTATGTTCGGTCATGCGGGAGCCGCTTTTTGTCCCGGAGTCGAAACCCCTCGACGTGCTGCTGCAGGAGATGCAGCGCATCAACACGCACATCGCGATCGTCATCGATGAGTACGGCAACGTGGCGGGGTTGTTGACCATGGAGGACCTGCTCGAAGAGATCGTAGGCGAGATCACGGACGAGTACGACGAGGGGGAGGCGGCCCCCATCGAGGCGGTCGGGGAGGGGCGCTACCGGGCCCAGGCCCGGCTCCCGCTGGACGACCTCGTCGACGACCTCTACGACGACTGCGGCTACGAGATCGAGTTCGACGAGGAGGTCACCGACTCCGTCGACACGGTCGCGGGCCTCCTGTCGTACGAGCTGGGTCGAGTCCCGCTGCCCGGTTCCTCGGTCGAGGTATCGGGGCTGCACTTCACCGCCGAGGGCGGCCGCGACCGCCGCGGCAGGATCAAGGTTCGCACGGTTCTTATCGACGTCCCCCGCGACCTCGACACCTACCAGGCCGACAGCTAA
- a CDS encoding zinc-binding dehydrogenase has product MAPTGDAADHANDPSTEDLKQRVLELNDGRSADIGFECTSVTAVLDQLIDCLRAQGTLVVESMWSKRAEFDVHALVMKELSIRGGIGYAHTIKLVEEGKVDLKPFITGELASMASRARGSIP; this is encoded by the coding sequence GTGGCCCCCACCGGAGACGCCGCCGACCACGCCAACGACCCGTCCACCGAGGACCTGAAGCAGAGGGTGCTCGAGCTAAACGACGGGCGCAGCGCCGACATCGGCTTCGAATGCACCTCGGTCACCGCCGTGCTCGACCAGCTCATTGACTGCCTCAGGGCGCAGGGCACCCTGGTGGTGGAGTCGATGTGGTCGAAGCGCGCCGAATTCGATGTCCACGCCCTCGTGATGAAAGAACTGTCCATCCGGGGCGGCATCGGTTACGCCCACACCATCAAGCTGGTGGAGGAGGGAAAAGTCGACCTGAAGCCCTTCATCACAGGCGAATTGGCTTCGATGGCGTCGCGGGCGAGGGGTTCGATACCCTGA
- the pdxY gene encoding pyridoxal kinase PdxY — protein sequence MVGMSTILSIQSAVAFGHVGNSAAVFPLQRLGHEVWPVYTVNYSNHTGYGQWRGPMIPASDVAAVIEGIGDRGALSRVDAVLSGYQGGDDIAGVIVDAVARVKQENPNAVYACDPVMGNANSGCFVSENIPPLLRDKVVPVADIITPNQFELGYLTEMEATDLDSTLAAVEAAREMGPRTVLVTSVKRPEADPEHSIEMVVADDSGTYIVQTPRLPFKRNGSGDVAAALFTGHYVSTGDAAASLATTASSVFGLLEQTFEAGSEELLLVESQEHYAHPALQFKVERI from the coding sequence ATGGTGGGCATGAGCACAATCCTTTCCATCCAATCGGCGGTCGCGTTCGGGCACGTCGGTAATTCCGCGGCGGTCTTCCCCTTGCAGCGCCTCGGCCACGAGGTCTGGCCGGTTTACACCGTCAACTACTCCAACCACACCGGCTACGGGCAATGGCGCGGGCCCATGATCCCGGCTTCCGACGTCGCCGCGGTCATCGAGGGTATCGGCGACCGGGGCGCCTTGTCGCGGGTAGACGCCGTGCTCTCGGGGTACCAGGGTGGAGATGACATTGCGGGTGTGATCGTGGATGCGGTGGCTCGTGTGAAGCAGGAAAACCCCAACGCCGTCTACGCGTGCGACCCGGTGATGGGCAACGCGAACTCGGGGTGTTTCGTCTCGGAGAACATTCCCCCGCTGCTGCGGGACAAGGTGGTGCCGGTCGCGGACATCATCACCCCGAATCAGTTCGAGCTAGGTTACCTCACGGAGATGGAGGCGACCGACCTGGATTCGACTCTGGCGGCGGTTGAGGCCGCGCGCGAAATGGGGCCCCGCACGGTGCTGGTGACGTCGGTGAAGCGCCCCGAGGCCGATCCGGAGCACAGCATCGAGATGGTGGTGGCGGACGATTCGGGTACGTACATTGTTCAGACTCCGCGCTTGCCGTTTAAACGCAATGGCTCCGGTGACGTTGCGGCGGCCCTCTTCACCGGCCATTACGTCAGCACCGGCGACGCCGCGGCCTCGCTGGCCACGACGGCGTCGTCGGTGTTCGGGCTGCTCGAGCAGACATTTGAGGCGGGCTCGGAGGAGTTGCTCCTCGTGGAGTCGCAGGAGCACTACGCTCACCCGGCCCTGCAGTTTAAGGTCGAGCGGATTTAG
- a CDS encoding HNH endonuclease signature motif containing protein — MSDLAQIVQTYSDALEQLCDVFADPSTLSLGAVRGDVEKLEAASRKKAFVDAAFAHLCVRENAGRLVGGTWANDYLEKELGLSAAEAHRRISRAKDLFGPKPPPPEEGASPPLFPEEAGESKDNGEPARKKARKDSQEVSAEKQAIIDRELKQLTTHAAHERPGIFSRAMKEAKTRSPEDLRLTVRRMVDRANRKHKPLDNPNAGFDKRGIHVSPAGPDGTRKMTVTLTEGHYAQIKALIDANSGPGSNVDADSSEDTRLPAQRKFDQLWRILTQYEHGRQAKNRGAASIVVSITLDDLANADWTTKFPTNTGVELTCFDLVRLGLGGTADFVLQIDRATGVPLSLGRTRLASVEQRIVALAVQGVCAWAGCTVPTSETEMHHIVSWLRGGTTDTPNLTALCRRHHRWNNDARDGSCGRSHVDRDPETGRVGVVAPDGGIEFNETSGFHTSAWSRLRDQGRIMRPGHPPDPLVFPAEAAPP, encoded by the coding sequence ATGTCGGACTTGGCTCAGATTGTTCAGACATATTCGGACGCATTAGAGCAGCTCTGTGACGTATTCGCCGACCCCTCCACCCTTTCGCTTGGGGCCGTCCGCGGGGACGTCGAGAAGCTGGAAGCCGCTTCACGCAAGAAGGCTTTTGTCGACGCCGCGTTCGCCCACTTGTGCGTTCGCGAGAACGCGGGGCGTCTCGTCGGGGGCACGTGGGCTAATGATTATCTGGAGAAGGAGCTTGGGCTGTCTGCTGCCGAGGCGCATCGACGCATCAGCAGGGCGAAAGATCTCTTCGGGCCGAAGCCTCCGCCACCTGAGGAGGGTGCGTCGCCACCCCTCTTTCCGGAGGAAGCGGGCGAGTCGAAGGACAACGGGGAGCCCGCTCGCAAGAAGGCGCGCAAGGACTCCCAAGAGGTCTCGGCCGAGAAGCAAGCGATCATCGACCGCGAGCTAAAGCAACTGACCACGCACGCCGCCCATGAGCGCCCCGGCATCTTCTCGCGCGCCATGAAGGAGGCCAAAACTCGTTCCCCCGAGGACCTCCGCCTCACGGTTCGACGGATGGTCGACCGCGCCAACCGGAAACACAAACCCCTCGACAACCCCAACGCGGGTTTTGATAAGCGCGGGATTCACGTCTCGCCAGCCGGCCCGGACGGAACCCGCAAAATGACCGTTACGCTAACCGAGGGCCACTACGCACAGATCAAGGCTCTTATCGACGCCAACAGCGGGCCGGGCTCCAACGTCGACGCCGACTCTTCCGAGGACACCCGTCTCCCCGCCCAGCGCAAGTTCGACCAGCTCTGGCGTATCCTGACGCAGTACGAACACGGGCGGCAGGCGAAGAACCGCGGCGCGGCATCGATCGTTGTTTCGATCACTCTCGACGACCTTGCCAACGCCGACTGGACCACGAAGTTCCCCACGAACACCGGCGTCGAACTCACCTGCTTTGATCTCGTCCGCCTCGGCCTCGGCGGGACCGCCGACTTCGTGCTCCAGATCGACCGCGCGACCGGCGTGCCCCTCTCGCTCGGACGCACCAGGCTGGCCAGCGTCGAGCAGCGAATCGTCGCTCTCGCGGTTCAAGGCGTCTGCGCGTGGGCCGGGTGCACCGTCCCGACCTCGGAAACAGAGATGCACCACATCGTGTCCTGGCTGCGGGGAGGGACCACGGACACCCCCAACCTCACCGCGCTCTGCCGCCGCCACCACCGCTGGAACAACGACGCCCGAGACGGAAGCTGCGGGCGGTCCCACGTGGACCGGGACCCCGAGACAGGCAGAGTAGGGGTGGTGGCCCCGGACGGGGGCATCGAATTCAACGAGACCAGCGGGTTCCACACATCCGCCTGGTCGCGGCTGCGCGACCAAGGCCGGATCATGCGACCGGGCCATCCGCCCGACCCGCTCGTCTTCCCCGCCGAAGCGGCGCCCCCCTAA